From one Phoenix dactylifera cultivar Barhee BC4 unplaced genomic scaffold, palm_55x_up_171113_PBpolish2nd_filt_p 000962F, whole genome shotgun sequence genomic stretch:
- the LOC103697828 gene encoding uncharacterized protein LOC103697828, with protein MASKTRKKSLISSHLLLLPPTMKDFASCFSEHAVKVSDASCSGGSGHSSPPENRSVQSAVTCLYRSRLSTRKEFLIRVTWSRSHVGPALSIGVDDSPSLRDWKPTSMNSRLLRKKKGSESYALGSSVVDLRWDISSAKYGPGPEPTDDFYVAIIVDAQFGLLLGDMSRDYIERFEEKIPVAEFSMFSRREQVLGHSLHSTKARFREDGRDHEITIRCKEDGWDAKESELSVCVDKKRVVYVRRLRWNFRGNQTIFIDGTPVDMMWDLHDWWFSSPSGGYAVFMFRTRSALESRLWLEEEILHKEQAMSGFSLLIQSFKS; from the coding sequence ATGGCGAGCAAAACAAGGAAGAAATCCCTTATCTCCagccatctcctcctccttcctccaaCAATGAAGGACTTCGCTTCCTGCTTCAGCGAGCACGCCGTCAAAGTCTCCGATGCCTCCTGCTCGGGCGGCAGCGGCCATTCTTCGCCCCCCGAGAACAGGTCGGTCCAGAGCGCCGTCACCTGCCTGTACAGGTCGCGGCTCTCCACACGAAAGGAATTTCTCATCAGGGTCACCTGGTCCAGGAGCCACGTCGGCCCGGCCTTATCCATCGGCGTCGACGACAGCCCCTCCCTCCGCGACTGGAAGCCTACTTCAATGAATTCACGGCtcttgaggaagaagaaagggagcGAGTCCTACGCCTTGGGTAGCTCTGTCGTCGATCTCCGCTGGGACATCTCCTCCGCCAAGTACGGTCCGGGGCCCGAGCCTACCGATGACTTCTACGTCGCGATCATCGTCGATGCCCAGTTCGGTTTGCTGCTCGGCGACATGAGCCGGGACTACATCGAACGATTCGAGGAGAAGATCCCGGTTGCCGAGTTCTCGATGTTTAGTCGGAGAGAGCAGGTCCTCGGGCATTCCCTTCACTCGACCAAGGCTCGGTTTCGCGAGGATGGGAGGGATCATGAGATCACCATCAGGTGCAAGGAGGATGGTTGGGACGCCAAGGAATCGGAGCTGTCGGTGTGCGTCGACAAGAAGAGGGTGGTGTACGTGAGGAGGCTCAGGTGGAACTTTAGAGGGAATCAGACCATATTTATCGATGGAACGCCGGTGGACATGATGTGGGACTTGCATGACTGGTGGTTCAGCAGCCCCTCGGGGGGTTATGCCGTGTTCATGTTTCGGACGAGGAGCGCACTGGAGAGCAGGCTGTGGCTCGAAGAGGAGATACTGCACAAGGAGCAAGCCATGTCCGGCTTCTCCCTGTTGATCCAATCTTTCAAGAGCTGA
- the LOC103703063 gene encoding vicilin-like seed storage protein At2g18540, with product MQSPMQTTEQQHHILRTRNHSFRNSPMKEEREEEETSRSALSEFRAKEEQIERKKMEVREKVFAQLGKVEEETKRLAEIREELEAMADPRRKEVAAVRKKIDAVNRELKPLGQSCLKKEKEYKEALEAFNEKNKEKAQLINKLMELVSESERLRMKKLEELSKTIDSLC from the exons ATGCAGAGTCCAATGCAGACAACGGAGCAGCAGCACCACATTCTGCGTACCAGGAACCACAGTTTCAGAAACAGCCCAATGAAGGAAGaacgagaagaggaggagacatCAAGGTCGGCTCTCTCCGAATTCCGAGCAAAGGAGGAACAGATTGAGAGGAAGAAAATGGAGGTCAGAGAGAAGGTGTTTGCTCAACTGGGAAAGGTGGAAGAAGAAACCAAGCGCTTGGCAGAGATCCGGGAA GAACTTGAAGCGATGGCAGATCCGAGAAGGAAGGAAGTTGCAGCTGTACGCAAAAAAATCGATGCAGTCAACCGTGAACTAAAGCCTCTTGGACAAAGCTGCCTGAAAAAG GAAAAGGAGTACAAAGAAGCTCTTGAGGCATTCAATGAGAAGAACAAGGAGAAGGCTCAATTGATCAATAAATTAATGGAG CTGGTAAGCGAAAGTGAACGACTAAGAATGAAAAAACTGGAGGAGTTGAGCAAAACAATAGACTCTCTTTGCTAA
- the LOC120107694 gene encoding stress-response A/B barrel domain-containing protein At5g22580-like, with the protein MNELLNFDSLNPDLGKNYCSCLSDRPMGDFKHLVLVKFKDGVVVEKLMEGMQNLVAEMDTVKSFEWGQNVLSEDMVTQGFTHMFLLTFRSPNDLATYANHPSHLEYAEKFTAAIDKVLLFDFPPILVKPSA; encoded by the exons ATGAACGAACTCTTAAATTTTGACAGCCTTAACCCCGATCTTGGCAAGAACTATTGCTCCTGCTTGAGCGATCGACCGATGGGAGACTTCAAGCATTTGGTTCTGGTGAAGTTCAAGGATGGCGTCGTAGTGGAGAAGCTGATGGAAGGGATGCAAAATCTCGTTGCTGAAATGGACACTGTTAAATCATTCGAATG GGGACAGAATGTGCTGAGCGAGGACATGGTCACACAAGGCTTCACTCACATGTTCTTGTTGACATTTAGAAGCCCAAATGACCTAGCAACTTATGCCAACCATCCCAGCCACCTCGAGTACGCAGAAAAATTCACTGCAGCCATCGATAAGGTCTTGTTATTTGATTTTCCACCAATTCTCGTCAAGCCTTCagcttga
- the LOC120107693 gene encoding fructose-bisphosphate aldolase 1, cytoplasmic-like, whose translation MSAYCGKYRDELIANAAYIGTPGKGILAADESTGTIGKRLASINVENVEANRRALRELLFCTPGALQYLSGVILFEETLYQKTADGKPFVEVLKEGGVLPGIKVDKGTVELAGTNGETTTQGHDDLGKRCTKYYEAGARFAKWRAVLKIGPTEPSQLAINENANGLARYAIICQENGLVPIVEPEILVDGPHDINRCAEVTERVLAACYKALNDHHVLLEGSLLKPNMVTPGSDSKKVAPEVVAECTVRALLRTVPAAVPAIVFLSGGQSEEEATLNLNAMNQLKGKKPWSLSFSFGRALQQSTLKTWAGKEENVEKARAAFLCRCKANSEATLGAYKGDAARGEGVSESLHVKDYKY comes from the exons ATGTCTGCTTACTGTGGAAAATATCGCG ATGAACTCATTGCCAATGCAGCTTACATTGGCACCCCTGGTAAGGGGATTCTCGCAGCTGACGAATCCACCGGCACCATTGGCAAGCGTCTTGCCAGCATCAATGTGGAGAACGTCGAAGCCAATCGCCGTGCTCTACGGGAGCTCCTTTTCTGCACACCAGGTGCTCTGCAGTACCTCAGCGGCGTCATCCTTTTCGAAGAGACCCTCTACCAGAAGACAGCTGACGGAAAACCGTTTGTTGAAGTCCTCAAGGAAGGAGGGGTCCTCCCTGGCATCAAGGTAGACAAAGGTACTGTGGAGCTTGCTGGTACCAATGGCGAGACCACGACACAAGGCCATGATGATCTTGGCAAGCGCTGCACCAAGTACTATGAAGCAGGGGCTCGTTTTGCCAAGTGGCGTGCTGTCCTGAAGATCGGCCCGACAGAGCCATCCCAGCTTGCAATCAATGAGAATGCTAACGGGTTGGCTCGGTATGCCATCATCTGCCAGGAGAATGGCCTTGTTCCAATTGTGGAGCCTGAGATCCTTGTTGATGGGCCCCATGATATCAACCGCTGCGCTGAGGTGACAGAGCGGGTGCTTGCTGCTTGTTACAAGGCATTGAACGATCACCATGTTCTCTTGGAAGGaagtctcttgaagccaaacaTGGTGACTCCTGGGTCGGACTCAAAGAAGGTCGCTCCAGAGGTAGtggctgagtgcactgtgcgtGCTCTCCTAAGAACTGTCCCGGCAGCTGTTCCAGCCATCGTCTTCCTTTCCGGTGGTCAAAGTGAGGAGGAGGCGACTTTGAACCTGAATGCGATGAACCAGCTTAAGGGGAAGAAGCCATGGTCACTCTCTTTCTCATTTGGCCGTGCACTGCAGCAGAGCACACTCAAGACATGGGCTGGAAAAGAGGAGAATGTTGAGAAGGCAAGGGCTGCTTTCCTCTGTAGGTGCAAGGCCAATTCAGAGGCCACCCTAGGGGCATACAAGGGAGATGCTGCAAGGGGAGAGGGTGTCTCGGAGAGCCTCCATGTCAAGGACTACAAATACTGA
- the LOC120107691 gene encoding uncharacterized protein LOC120107691, whose amino-acid sequence MRGWHLIAWNRAFLKGIDVSPHERQHRMKVEKKRARIFIVKFFALLTIWSPVTSHTSVAAATRAGYEYFVDVAAAAPRTRFVDGSYIAAKAAATAADVAAPSCLVVASSHYRYVDAATAAAPFPTGFPSCYRYVDAATATVPLGACFIGASPYRYTYAAPAAAAPFCSVFVGAVRIRYRYVDAANSAAPSCSRFGAALSHAGSVDSDDIAAPSCALTVSIDGANIAAAAAAAHTRSMGDVRAQFIDGSDVASARRAQSIGSADATSARRA is encoded by the exons ATGCGGGGTTGGCATTTGATTGCATGGAATCGAGCTTTTTTGAAGGGGATCGATGTCAGTCCCCATGAACGACAGCACAGAATGAAGGTCGAAAAGAAAAGGGCACGCATATTTATCGTGAAG TTCTTCGCTTTGCTGACGATCTGGTCTCCAGTCACATCACATACCAGCGTTGCCGCGGCTACCCGGGCGGGGTATGAATATTTCGTTGATGTTGCCGCCGCTGCTCCTCGCACCAGGTTCGTAGATGGCTCCTATATTGCCGCGAAGGctgccgccaccgccgccgacGTCGCTGCCCCCTCCTGCCTCGTTGTCGCCTCCTCCCATTACAGGTACGTC GATGCCGCCACCGCGGCTGCCCCCTTCCCTACCGGGTTCCCCTCTTGCTATCGGTATGTTGATGCCGCCACCGCTACCGTCCCCTTGGGCGCCTGCTTCATCGGCGCCTCCCCCTACCGTTATACTTACGCCGCCccagccgccgccgcccccttcTGTTCCGTGTTCGTCGGTGCCGTCCGCATCCGTTATAGGTATGTCGATGCTGCCAACTCCGCTGCCCCCTCCTGCTCCAGGTTCGGTGCCGCCCTGTCCCATGCCGGGTCCGTAGATAGCGACGACATTGCGGCCCCGTCCTGTGCCCTCACCGTATCCATAGACGGCGCCAAcattgccgccgccgccgccgccgcccacaCCCGCTCCATGGGTGACGTCCGGGCCCAGTTCATAGATGGCTCCGACGTTGCCTCCGCCCGCCGGGCCCAGTCCATAGGTAGCGCCGATGCTACCTCCGCCCGCCGGGCCTAG